From Streptosporangiales bacterium, the proteins below share one genomic window:
- a CDS encoding CoA transferase — protein sequence MTESDSSKPAGLPLAGVRILDLTRVLAGPFATCILGDLGADVIKIEEPDGGDQVRTIAPFYDGRQSHYFLAINRNKRSVVVDLKRPGGAEVVLDLAAHCDVVIENFRPGVLDRLGLGFDALVARKPDVILCSISGYGQTGPLRDKPSFDLVTQARSGVMSITGATDGPPTKLGLPMGDLAGGLWGAIAVLSALQRRTTSAAPQHIDLSLLEGLAGLLGYLGQLSLMTGESPGRVGSGHHSIAPYGRFEVADGHLVLALHVGTFWRRFCAAVGRQELVEDPRFRTTADRRDNRDELQEIVSGILRARTRAEWERILDEADVPYGPILDVVEALEQEQFVARDILFSMHHPTAGDVPMVRPPIRFVGEALAASTGAAPLLGQHTREVLREVLHWDDARIDGLESESVLGTAADHTVPAHAADEVEG from the coding sequence ATGACTGAGTCTGACTCCTCGAAGCCGGCTGGGCTCCCCCTCGCCGGCGTACGGATCCTCGACCTCACCCGCGTCCTCGCGGGACCGTTCGCCACCTGCATCCTCGGGGACCTCGGTGCCGACGTCATCAAGATCGAGGAGCCGGACGGAGGTGATCAGGTACGGACGATCGCGCCCTTCTACGACGGCAGGCAGAGCCACTACTTCCTCGCCATCAACCGCAACAAGCGAAGCGTGGTCGTCGACCTCAAACGCCCCGGCGGGGCTGAGGTGGTGCTCGACCTCGCCGCACACTGCGACGTGGTCATCGAGAACTTCCGGCCGGGCGTGCTCGACCGACTCGGGCTCGGCTTCGACGCCCTCGTCGCGCGCAAGCCGGACGTCATCCTCTGCTCGATCAGCGGCTACGGCCAGACGGGGCCACTGCGCGACAAGCCGTCGTTCGACCTCGTGACCCAGGCCAGGAGCGGCGTCATGAGCATCACCGGCGCCACCGATGGCCCGCCGACGAAGCTCGGCCTGCCGATGGGCGATCTCGCGGGTGGGTTGTGGGGAGCCATCGCGGTGCTCTCCGCACTGCAGCGCAGGACGACCTCGGCGGCGCCGCAGCACATCGACCTCAGCCTGTTGGAGGGTCTGGCCGGCCTGCTCGGCTACCTGGGTCAGCTGTCCCTGATGACCGGGGAGAGTCCGGGACGGGTGGGCAGCGGCCACCACAGCATCGCGCCCTACGGCCGGTTCGAAGTGGCGGACGGACACCTCGTCCTCGCGCTGCACGTCGGCACGTTCTGGCGGCGATTCTGTGCGGCCGTCGGACGGCAGGAGCTGGTGGAGGATCCGAGGTTCCGGACCACGGCGGACCGACGCGACAACCGAGACGAGCTGCAGGAGATCGTGTCGGGCATCCTGCGCGCGAGGACGCGTGCCGAGTGGGAGAGGATCCTCGACGAGGCCGACGTGCCGTACGGACCGATCCTCGACGTCGTCGAGGCGCTGGAGCAGGAGCAGTTCGTCGCGCGCGACATCCTGTTCTCCATGCACCACCCGACGGCCGGCGACGTGCCGATGGTGCGGCCCCCTATCCGTTTCGTCGGCGAGGCTCTTGCCGCGAGTACCGGCGCCGCTCCGTTGCTCGGTCAGCACACCCGCGAGGTCCTGCGCGAGGTCCTGCACTGGGACGACGCCCGTATCGACGGTCTCGAGTCCGAGTCCGTGCTGGGGACCGCTGCGGACCACACCGTGCCCGCACATGCAGCCGACGAAGTCGAGGGATGA
- a CDS encoding helix-turn-helix domain-containing protein: MTSPHPKRTSPPAPAVAKAVEILDYLANRNSEAGVSVIAAAIGMNKSTCYNILQTLAGESMVVKDSRFPVYRLGPRLVELGTASRRQLSHRDQVGEAVRPLVETSGLTCAIAVPLPGDRGTIIVDRVIPRRADAMSVAIGYVASITAPAMGRVVLATRDIDEVLSHIRNFPDVDEATLLGLVDSLDTVREKGFGWSDSEFQPGTNAVAAPILNADREIALVLCLVGDAAHFPSDKIDEYGLALVEIAKQIEARTVREGLSLS, encoded by the coding sequence GTGACGAGCCCCCACCCCAAGCGCACCTCGCCGCCGGCACCCGCGGTCGCGAAGGCCGTCGAGATCCTCGACTACCTCGCCAACCGCAACTCCGAGGCGGGTGTCTCCGTCATCGCCGCCGCCATCGGGATGAACAAGAGCACCTGTTACAACATCCTGCAGACGCTCGCCGGCGAGTCGATGGTCGTCAAGGACTCCCGCTTCCCGGTCTACCGGCTCGGACCACGCCTGGTCGAGCTCGGGACGGCAAGCAGGCGTCAGCTCTCCCATCGGGACCAGGTCGGGGAGGCTGTCCGACCACTGGTGGAGACGTCCGGTCTCACCTGCGCGATCGCCGTGCCACTGCCCGGTGACCGCGGCACCATCATCGTGGATCGCGTCATCCCGCGGCGCGCCGACGCGATGAGCGTGGCGATCGGCTACGTGGCCTCGATCACCGCTCCCGCGATGGGCCGGGTCGTCCTGGCCACCCGCGACATCGACGAGGTCCTGTCCCACATCCGCAACTTCCCCGACGTCGACGAGGCCACCCTCCTCGGCCTGGTCGACTCTCTCGACACGGTGCGAGAGAAGGGCTTCGGCTGGTCCGACTCCGAGTTCCAACCCGGGACCAACGCGGTCGCCGCTCCGATCCTCAACGCCGACCGCGAGATCGCGTTGGTGCTCTGTCTGGTCGGCGACGCCGCACACTTCCCCAGTGACAAGATCGACGAGTACGGCCTGGCGCTCGTCGAGATCGCCAAGCAGATCGAGGCCCGCACCGTCAGGGAAGGCCTCAGCCTCAGCTAG
- a CDS encoding helicase: MTDGPLIVQSDKTLLLEVDHEQAAECRKQIAPFAELERAPEHVHTYRITPLGLWNARAAGHDAEQVVDTLLRFSRYPVPHALLVDVAETMARYGRLRLETHPTHGLVMATTDRPVLEEVLRSKKIQPMVGERVGDDAVVVHPSQRGLLKQALLKIGWPAEDLAGYVDGEQHTIEMRQDGWELRTYQQDAADGFWHGGSGVVVLPCGAGKTLVGIAAMARAQATTLILVTNTVAAHQWRTELLARTSLTEEEIGEYSGQRKEIRPVTIATYQVMITRRKGAFTHLELFEARDWGLVLYDEVHLLPAPIFRMTADLQARRRLGLTATLVREDGREGDVFSLIGPKRYDAPWRDIEAQGWIAPADCVEVRVTLTDAERLAYATSEPEDRYRICSTTDTKSRVVGTIVDRHRGEPTLVIGQYLDQLDDLGERLDAPVIKGETTVKERERLFQEFRTGEISLLVVSKVANFSIDLPEAAVAVQVSGTFGSRQEEAQRLGRVLRPKSDGRGARFYSVTARDTVDQDYAQHRQRFLTEQGYAYRIIDADVVLAGEEF, encoded by the coding sequence GTGACCGATGGTCCGCTGATCGTCCAGTCGGACAAGACGCTGCTGCTCGAGGTCGACCACGAGCAGGCCGCCGAGTGCCGCAAGCAGATCGCGCCGTTCGCCGAGCTCGAACGCGCCCCCGAGCATGTCCACACGTACCGCATCACGCCGCTTGGGCTCTGGAACGCACGCGCGGCCGGCCACGACGCCGAGCAGGTCGTCGACACGTTGCTGCGGTTCTCCCGCTACCCCGTGCCCCACGCGCTGCTCGTCGACGTCGCCGAGACGATGGCGCGTTACGGGCGGCTGCGACTGGAGACACACCCGACGCACGGCCTGGTGATGGCCACGACCGACCGGCCGGTGCTCGAGGAGGTGCTGCGCAGCAAGAAGATCCAGCCGATGGTGGGTGAGCGGGTCGGCGACGACGCCGTCGTCGTCCATCCGAGCCAGCGTGGGCTGCTCAAGCAGGCTCTGCTCAAGATCGGCTGGCCCGCCGAGGATCTCGCCGGTTACGTCGACGGCGAGCAGCACACGATCGAGATGCGGCAGGACGGCTGGGAGCTGCGGACGTACCAGCAGGACGCCGCCGACGGGTTCTGGCACGGCGGCTCCGGCGTCGTGGTGCTGCCGTGTGGCGCGGGCAAGACCCTCGTCGGCATCGCCGCGATGGCGCGGGCGCAGGCCACCACGCTGATCCTGGTGACCAACACCGTCGCCGCCCACCAGTGGCGCACCGAGCTACTCGCCCGCACGTCTCTCACCGAGGAGGAGATCGGTGAGTACTCGGGGCAGCGCAAGGAGATCAGGCCGGTCACCATCGCCACGTACCAGGTGATGATCACCCGCAGGAAGGGCGCGTTCACCCATCTCGAGCTGTTCGAGGCACGCGACTGGGGGTTGGTCCTGTACGACGAGGTGCACCTGCTGCCCGCGCCGATCTTCCGCATGACCGCCGATCTGCAGGCGCGTCGCCGGCTGGGGCTCACCGCCACCCTGGTGCGCGAGGACGGCCGCGAGGGCGACGTGTTCAGCCTGATCGGCCCCAAGCGCTACGACGCGCCCTGGCGCGACATCGAGGCGCAGGGTTGGATCGCGCCCGCCGACTGCGTCGAGGTCCGCGTCACGCTGACCGACGCCGAGCGCCTGGCGTACGCCACGTCCGAGCCTGAGGACAGGTACCGAATCTGCTCGACCACCGACACGAAGTCGCGGGTGGTCGGCACGATCGTCGACCGGCACCGCGGCGAGCCCACACTCGTCATCGGCCAGTACCTCGACCAGCTCGACGACCTCGGCGAGCGGCTCGACGCCCCGGTGATCAAGGGCGAGACCACGGTGAAGGAGCGGGAGCGGCTGTTCCAGGAGTTCCGCACCGGCGAGATCAGCCTGCTCGTCGTCTCGAAGGTCGCGAACTTCTCCATCGACCTGCCCGAGGCGGCGGTCGCAGTGCAGGTGTCCGGCACCTTCGGGTCGCGGCAGGAGGAGGCCCAGCGGCTCGGTCGCGTCCTGCGTCCGAAGTCCGACGGCCGCGGGGCGCGCTTCTACTCGGTGACCGCCCGTGACACCGTCGACCAGGACTACGCCCAGCACCGGCAGCGGTTCCTCACCGAGCAGGGCTACGCCTACCGCATCATCGACGCCGACGTCGTCCTCGCCGGCGAGGAGTTCTGA
- a CDS encoding DUF664 domain-containing protein: MTSADLLVDAYGRINEEVHQVVDGLTLDQLATRLDPDANSIGWLVWHLARVQDDHVADAARIDQVWTSQGWVDQFGLPFDPRAIGYGHSSDEVGAVRVASGELLTGYHDAVHEQTVRYVERLTDDDLPRIVDTRWDPPVTLAVRLVSVVSDCLQHAGQAAYVRGVLERTA, translated from the coding sequence ATGACAAGCGCCGACCTGCTCGTCGACGCGTACGGCCGGATCAACGAAGAGGTCCACCAGGTGGTCGACGGCCTTACCCTCGACCAGCTCGCCACCCGGCTCGACCCCGACGCGAACTCGATCGGCTGGCTGGTGTGGCATCTCGCGCGGGTCCAGGACGACCACGTCGCCGACGCCGCGCGGATCGACCAGGTCTGGACGTCCCAAGGCTGGGTCGACCAGTTCGGGCTGCCGTTCGACCCGCGGGCGATCGGGTACGGACACTCCAGCGACGAGGTAGGGGCGGTGCGGGTCGCGTCCGGCGAGCTGCTCACCGGCTACCACGACGCCGTCCACGAGCAGACCGTCCGCTACGTCGAGCGACTCACCGACGACGACCTCCCGCGGATCGTCGACACCCGGTGGGACCCGCCCGTGACTCTCGCGGTGCGGCTGGTGAGCGTCGTGTCCGACTGCCTGCAGCACGCCGGCCAGGCCGCGTACGTCCGCGGTGTCCTCGAACGCACCGCATGA
- a CDS encoding membrane dipeptidase has product MVDPLAHARELLRRVPLADGHNDLLYAMRNKADYDFDQIDIANDQPDLHTDIPRLRAGGVSVQFWSVYVPSSPVSPRAVVKTLEQIDAMHRMVDRYPETFEVAYTADDVERIFAAGRIASLAGMEGGHSIGNSLGALRMMHRLGARYMTLTHNDNTAWADSATAEPKVGGLNDFGEEVVREMNRLGMLVDLSHVAPDTMRAALRVSEAPIVFSHSSCRALCDVPRDVPDDVLASVPGNGGVCMITFVPGFVSQEVVDYNAAAAAAAKEAGVREPRSWYETETKAFYAKYREEHPRPAATLAQVADHVDHAREIAGVDHLGLGGDYDGCDGLPEGLEDVARYPHLFAELIDRGWSDDDLTKLAGHNVIRALRDAETVAARLQKERPASKVRAPRAWG; this is encoded by the coding sequence ATGGTCGACCCCCTCGCGCACGCCCGCGAACTCCTGCGTCGTGTCCCCCTCGCCGACGGTCACAACGACCTGCTCTACGCGATGCGCAACAAGGCCGACTACGACTTCGACCAGATCGACATCGCGAACGACCAGCCCGACCTGCACACCGACATCCCCCGGCTGCGCGCCGGCGGCGTCTCGGTGCAGTTCTGGTCGGTCTACGTCCCGTCGTCGCCGGTGTCCCCGCGCGCGGTGGTCAAGACCCTCGAGCAGATCGACGCGATGCACCGGATGGTCGACCGCTACCCGGAGACGTTCGAGGTCGCGTACACCGCCGACGACGTCGAGCGGATCTTCGCCGCGGGCCGGATCGCGTCGCTGGCGGGCATGGAGGGCGGGCACTCGATCGGCAACTCGCTGGGCGCGCTGCGGATGATGCACCGTCTCGGCGCCCGCTACATGACGCTCACGCACAACGACAACACGGCGTGGGCCGACTCCGCGACCGCGGAGCCGAAGGTCGGCGGGCTCAACGACTTCGGCGAGGAGGTCGTGCGGGAGATGAACCGCCTTGGCATGCTCGTCGACCTCTCCCACGTCGCGCCCGACACCATGCGTGCCGCCCTGCGGGTCTCCGAGGCGCCGATCGTGTTCTCGCACTCCTCGTGCCGTGCGCTGTGCGACGTCCCGCGCGACGTGCCCGACGACGTCCTCGCGTCCGTGCCGGGCAACGGCGGCGTCTGCATGATCACCTTCGTGCCCGGCTTCGTCTCCCAGGAGGTGGTCGACTACAACGCGGCCGCGGCCGCCGCCGCGAAGGAGGCCGGGGTCAGGGAGCCGCGGTCCTGGTACGAGACGGAGACCAAGGCGTTCTACGCGAAGTACCGCGAGGAGCATCCGCGCCCGGCGGCGACGCTCGCCCAGGTCGCCGACCACGTCGACCACGCCCGCGAGATCGCCGGCGTCGACCACCTCGGCCTCGGCGGCGACTACGACGGATGTGACGGTCTGCCCGAGGGCCTCGAGGACGTCGCCCGCTACCCGCACCTGTTCGCCGAGCTGATCGACCGCGGGTGGTCCGACGACGACCTGACGAAGCTCGCCGGCCACAACGTCATCCGCGCCCTCCGCGACGCAGAGACCGTGGCCGCCCGCCTCCAGAAGGAACGCCCGGCGTCCAAGGTCCGCGCCCCGAGAGCCTGGGGCTAG
- the lon gene encoding endopeptidase La gives MSETTRLPVVPLDDEVVLPGMVVPLDLSDADVRAALDAARVAADSRAHAPGIRSTPTAEVLLVPRTDGRYGPVGTRAAVEQVGRLPNGNRAAVVRGIDRVTIGAGTNGPGAALWVEVTPVPETASTPRADELATEVKHLLVASLHQRGAWQVAEVVEGLEEPGRVADQVGYASYLSRGQKQQLLETLDVEERLTLVLDWVKEHIAEQDVADTIRKEVQDGVDKQQREFLLRRQLGAVKKELAELDGTPASEQDDYRARVEAADLPEKVREAALREVDKLERSSDASPEGGWIRTWLDTVLDLPWNVRSEDAYDIAGAREVLDADHAGLSDVKDRIIEYLAVRKRRDERGLGVVGGRRSGAVLALVGPPGVGKTSLGESVARSMGRKFVRVALGGVRDEAEIRGHRRTYVGALPGRIVRAIREAGSMNPVVLLDEVDKLGADYRGDPTAALLEVLDPAQNHTFRDHYLEVELDLSDVLFLATANVLDQIPAPLLDRMELVSLDGYTEDEKVVIGRDHLLPRQRDRAGLDDHDVVVTDEALRRLATEYTREAGVRSLERGIARALRKVAAQVALGDATLPVTVDADTLPDYLGRPRHLPETAQRTGVPGVATGLAVTGAGGDVLFVEASLADPETGTNGLTLTGQLGDVMKESAQIALSYLRSHGAELELPVGDLKDRSVHVHVPAGAIPKDGPSAGVTMTTALASLLSGRPARADVAMTGEVSLTGRVLPIGGVKQKLLAAHRAGITTVLIPDRNEPDLDDVPEEVRDQLTVHPVSDVRDVLRLALEPARAQVEQAAA, from the coding sequence ATGAGCGAGACCACACGCCTCCCGGTCGTGCCGCTGGACGACGAGGTCGTCCTGCCCGGCATGGTCGTCCCCCTGGACCTCTCCGACGCCGACGTCCGCGCGGCGCTCGACGCCGCGCGCGTGGCCGCCGACAGCCGTGCCCACGCGCCCGGCATCCGCTCGACTCCGACCGCCGAGGTCCTGCTCGTCCCCAGAACCGACGGCAGGTACGGACCGGTCGGCACCCGTGCCGCCGTCGAGCAGGTGGGCCGGCTGCCGAACGGCAACCGCGCCGCCGTCGTCCGCGGTATCGACCGCGTGACCATCGGCGCCGGCACGAACGGGCCGGGCGCGGCCCTCTGGGTCGAGGTCACCCCCGTGCCGGAGACGGCGTCGACGCCGCGGGCCGACGAGCTCGCGACGGAGGTCAAGCACCTGCTGGTGGCGAGCCTGCACCAGCGCGGCGCCTGGCAGGTCGCCGAGGTCGTCGAGGGGCTCGAGGAGCCGGGCCGGGTCGCCGACCAGGTCGGCTACGCCTCGTACCTCAGTCGCGGCCAGAAGCAGCAACTGCTGGAGACGCTCGACGTCGAGGAGCGGCTGACCCTCGTGCTCGACTGGGTGAAGGAGCACATCGCCGAGCAGGACGTCGCCGACACCATCCGCAAGGAGGTGCAGGACGGCGTCGACAAGCAGCAGCGTGAGTTCCTGCTGCGGCGCCAACTCGGCGCCGTGAAGAAGGAGCTCGCCGAGCTCGACGGGACGCCCGCGTCCGAGCAGGACGACTACCGCGCCCGCGTCGAGGCGGCCGACCTCCCGGAGAAGGTCCGCGAGGCCGCGCTGCGCGAGGTCGACAAGCTCGAACGCTCCTCCGACGCCTCGCCCGAGGGCGGCTGGATCCGCACCTGGCTCGACACCGTGCTCGACCTGCCGTGGAACGTCCGCAGCGAGGACGCGTACGACATCGCGGGTGCCCGCGAGGTGCTCGACGCCGACCACGCAGGCCTCTCCGACGTGAAGGACCGGATCATCGAGTACCTCGCCGTACGCAAGCGTCGCGACGAGCGCGGTCTCGGTGTCGTGGGCGGCCGTCGCAGCGGCGCCGTGCTCGCCCTCGTCGGCCCGCCCGGCGTCGGCAAGACGTCGCTCGGCGAGTCCGTCGCCCGGTCGATGGGCAGGAAGTTCGTCCGCGTCGCGCTCGGCGGCGTCCGCGACGAGGCGGAGATCCGCGGCCACCGGCGCACGTACGTCGGCGCGCTGCCCGGCCGCATCGTGCGGGCGATCCGCGAGGCCGGCTCGATGAACCCGGTGGTGCTGCTCGACGAGGTCGACAAGCTGGGCGCCGACTACCGCGGCGACCCGACGGCGGCCCTGCTCGAGGTGCTCGACCCGGCGCAGAACCACACGTTCCGCGACCACTACCTCGAGGTCGAGCTCGACCTGTCCGACGTCCTGTTCCTGGCGACCGCGAACGTCCTCGACCAGATCCCCGCACCCCTGCTCGACCGCATGGAGCTGGTGTCGCTGGACGGGTACACCGAGGACGAGAAGGTCGTCATCGGACGCGACCACCTGCTACCCAGGCAACGCGACCGCGCCGGCCTCGACGACCACGACGTGGTCGTGACCGACGAGGCGCTGCGCCGCCTCGCGACCGAGTACACCAGGGAGGCCGGCGTGCGTTCCCTGGAACGCGGCATCGCCAGGGCGCTGCGCAAGGTCGCGGCGCAGGTCGCGCTCGGCGACGCGACGCTGCCGGTCACCGTCGACGCGGACACCCTGCCCGACTACCTCGGCCGGCCGCGCCACCTGCCGGAGACCGCGCAACGGACGGGCGTGCCCGGCGTGGCCACCGGTCTCGCGGTGACCGGCGCCGGCGGCGACGTGCTGTTCGTCGAGGCGTCGCTCGCCGACCCCGAGACCGGCACCAACGGCCTCACCCTCACCGGCCAGCTCGGCGACGTGATGAAGGAGTCGGCGCAGATCGCGCTGTCGTACCTGCGGTCGCACGGCGCCGAACTCGAGTTGCCAGTCGGCGACCTGAAGGACCGCAGCGTGCACGTCCACGTGCCCGCAGGCGCGATCCCGAAGGACGGCCCGAGCGCGGGCGTCACGATGACGACGGCGCTGGCCTCGCTGCTGTCCGGCCGGCCCGCACGGGCGGACGTCGCGATGACGGGCGAGGTCTCCCTGACCGGCCGGGTGCTGCCCATCGGCGGGGTGAAGCAGAAGCTCCTCGCCGCGCACCGGGCGGGCATCACGACGGTCCTGATCCCCGACCGCAACGAGCCCGACCTGGACGACGTGCCCGAGGAGGTCCGCGACCAGCTCACCGTCCACCCGGTGAGCGACGTCCGCGACGTCCTCCGGCTGGCCCTGGAACCGGCTCGGGCCCAGGTGGAGCAGGCGGCGGCCTGA
- a CDS encoding AAA family ATPase, which yields MPRPAQSPAHEDHHHDDLTAEQRHLATARDCLARMRAHVQSLKADAGDAVSQAYLDAALYYRAEALKDDPETPLFFGRIDTRAPRDTYYVGRRHVTDDRGDPVVVDWRAEVSLAFYRASATEPMQLERRRRFGFTKGALTAFEDETFDAASRHDPSTILQEEIERPRVGPMRDIVATIQPEQDAIVRADLATTICVQGAPGTGKTAVGLHRAAFLLYAFRDRLTRSGVLVIGPNRAFLGYIKGVLPALGELDVRQQTLDELLDAVRVRAADDPETARLKGSARMAEVLRRAVRSNVHPPDEGFVFTHGSRRWRIPSYELAEIVEQLLGRDVRYDAARRMLAQRVAHVVLTRMEAAGESPDDRVQASVARSKPVRDLVDVAWPKVDPRVVVHRLLSDAQFLAANADGLFDEEEQRRLLWAKAPRSAGTAKWSLADAALVDEAQDLVERTPSLGHVVLDEAQDLSPMQLRAVGRRCSTGSATVLGDLAQGTTPWATSTWDEALAHLGRPNALVEELTMGYRVPRQIIAFATRLLPAIAPALAPARSARTSAGALDVRDVPEAGVDAETVAACRTALAAEGSVGLIAADSRVERLARALEQAGLAYRPLGAETDEDTDLSLSLVPATIAKGLEFDRVVVVEPAEIVAAEPRGLHRLYVVLTRAVSALAVVHAEPLPEPLAAHDPHVDASHWP from the coding sequence ATGCCGCGGCCTGCCCAATCCCCTGCCCACGAGGACCACCACCACGACGATCTGACCGCCGAGCAGCGCCACCTCGCCACGGCCCGCGACTGCCTGGCCCGGATGCGCGCACACGTCCAGTCGCTGAAGGCGGACGCGGGCGACGCCGTGTCGCAGGCGTACCTCGACGCGGCGCTGTACTACCGCGCCGAGGCGTTGAAGGACGACCCGGAGACCCCGCTGTTCTTCGGCCGCATCGACACCCGCGCACCGCGTGACACCTACTACGTCGGGCGCCGTCACGTCACCGACGACCGCGGCGATCCCGTCGTCGTCGACTGGCGCGCCGAGGTGTCGCTCGCCTTCTACCGGGCGAGCGCGACCGAACCCATGCAGCTGGAGCGGCGACGCCGGTTCGGCTTCACCAAGGGCGCACTGACCGCGTTCGAGGACGAGACGTTCGACGCGGCGTCACGGCACGACCCGAGCACGATCCTGCAGGAGGAGATCGAACGCCCGCGCGTCGGCCCGATGCGCGACATCGTGGCGACGATCCAGCCGGAGCAGGACGCGATCGTGCGCGCCGACCTCGCGACCACGATCTGCGTCCAGGGCGCTCCCGGCACGGGGAAGACCGCCGTCGGCCTGCACCGCGCCGCGTTCCTGCTGTACGCGTTCCGCGACCGTCTCACCCGCTCCGGCGTCCTCGTCATCGGCCCCAACCGCGCGTTCCTCGGCTACATCAAGGGCGTGCTGCCCGCCCTCGGCGAGCTCGACGTGCGGCAGCAGACCCTCGACGAGCTGCTCGACGCCGTCCGCGTCCGCGCGGCGGACGACCCGGAGACCGCCAGGCTCAAGGGTTCCGCGCGGATGGCCGAGGTACTCCGGCGCGCGGTGCGCTCGAACGTCCACCCGCCCGACGAGGGCTTCGTCTTCACGCACGGGTCACGCCGCTGGCGCATTCCGTCGTACGAGCTCGCCGAGATCGTCGAGCAGCTGCTCGGTCGCGACGTGCGCTACGACGCGGCGCGACGAATGCTCGCGCAACGCGTCGCGCACGTGGTGCTCACCCGGATGGAGGCCGCTGGCGAGTCGCCCGACGACCGTGTGCAGGCATCCGTCGCGCGCAGCAAGCCCGTGCGCGACCTCGTCGACGTCGCGTGGCCGAAGGTCGACCCCAGGGTCGTGGTGCACCGGCTGCTGTCCGACGCCCAGTTCCTCGCCGCGAACGCCGACGGGCTGTTCGACGAGGAGGAGCAGCGGCGGCTGCTCTGGGCGAAGGCGCCGCGCAGCGCGGGCACCGCGAAGTGGAGCCTCGCCGACGCCGCACTCGTCGACGAGGCCCAGGACCTCGTCGAACGCACCCCGAGCCTCGGCCACGTCGTCCTCGACGAGGCGCAGGACCTGTCGCCCATGCAGTTGCGGGCCGTCGGCCGGCGATGCAGCACCGGGTCGGCGACGGTGCTCGGCGACCTGGCCCAGGGCACGACGCCGTGGGCCACGTCGACGTGGGACGAGGCACTCGCCCACCTCGGCCGCCCGAACGCCCTCGTCGAGGAGCTGACGATGGGGTACCGCGTGCCCCGGCAGATCATCGCGTTCGCCACCCGGCTGCTCCCGGCGATCGCCCCCGCGCTCGCGCCTGCCCGGTCCGCGCGCACCTCCGCCGGCGCGCTCGACGTCCGCGACGTGCCCGAGGCCGGGGTCGACGCAGAGACCGTCGCCGCGTGCCGCACCGCGCTCGCCGCGGAGGGCTCCGTCGGGCTCATCGCCGCCGACTCCCGCGTGGAGCGGCTGGCACGTGCGCTCGAGCAGGCCGGCCTCGCGTACCGCCCGCTCGGCGCCGAGACCGACGAGGACACCGACCTGAGCCTCAGCCTCGTGCCCGCCACCATCGCCAAGGGCCTGGAGTTCGACCGCGTCGTCGTCGTGGAACCCGCCGAGATCGTCGCGGCAGAGCCCCGCGGCCTGCACCGCCTCTACGTCGTGCTCACCCGCGCGGTCTCAGCGCTCGCCGTCGTCCACGCCGAACCGCTGCCCGAGCCCCTGGCCGCCCATGACCCCCACGTGGACGCATCGCATTGGCCATAG
- a CDS encoding DUF3159 domain-containing protein: MTDEQPAPREREETLSSLLGGRGGALDASLPPAAFVIGWLASGRSIAWGAAAAIAVGVVVAVVRVARGTKPRAAVVSVTLVTIGAVVALRTGRAADFFLVQLLTNVASALLWAASIVVRWPLLGVVVGLVLGQRTRWRRDRDLLRAYGRASWLWVGQYVLRVAVYTPLYLADQVVALGAARVAMSWPLQIACLAASWWVLRRALPAGHPGLRRPRTEPADSASTGD, translated from the coding sequence ATGACCGACGAGCAGCCCGCACCGCGCGAGCGTGAGGAGACGCTGTCCTCGCTGCTCGGCGGCCGCGGCGGCGCCCTCGACGCCAGCCTGCCGCCGGCCGCGTTCGTCATCGGCTGGCTCGCGAGCGGTAGGTCGATCGCCTGGGGCGCGGCCGCGGCGATCGCCGTCGGCGTGGTCGTCGCCGTGGTACGCGTCGCGCGCGGGACGAAGCCGCGCGCGGCGGTCGTCAGTGTCACGCTCGTGACGATCGGCGCGGTGGTCGCCCTGCGCACCGGTCGCGCCGCCGACTTCTTCCTCGTCCAGCTGCTCACCAACGTCGCGAGCGCGCTGCTGTGGGCGGCGAGCATCGTGGTCCGCTGGCCGCTGCTCGGCGTCGTCGTCGGTCTCGTCCTCGGCCAGCGCACGAGATGGCGCCGCGACCGCGACCTGCTGCGCGCGTACGGCCGGGCCAGCTGGCTGTGGGTCGGCCAGTACGTCCTGCGGGTCGCCGTCTACACCCCGCTGTACCTCGCCGACCAGGTCGTCGCGCTCGGCGCTGCGCGGGTCGCGATGAGCTGGCCGCTCCAGATCGCCTGCCTGGCCGCGAGCTGGTGGGTGCTGCGCCGCGCCCTGCCCGCCGGCCACCCGGGCCTGCGCCGCCCCCGTACCGAGCCCGCGGACTCGGCCTCGACGGGGGACTAG
- a CDS encoding DUF4031 domain-containing protein: MTLLVDPSVWPAHGRLWCHLVSDESFDELHAFAGALGFPPRAFHRDHYDVPAERRDEVVRAGAVQVPSRELVRRIADAGLRRRMPPRSRHGSGPDGAG, from the coding sequence GTGACCCTTCTGGTGGATCCTTCCGTCTGGCCGGCGCACGGCCGGCTGTGGTGCCACCTGGTCAGCGACGAGTCGTTCGACGAGCTGCACGCCTTCGCCGGCGCGCTCGGCTTCCCGCCGCGGGCGTTCCACCGCGATCACTACGACGTGCCGGCGGAGCGGCGCGACGAGGTCGTCCGCGCGGGAGCGGTGCAGGTGCCGTCGCGCGAGCTCGTCCGCCGGATCGCCGACGCCGGCCTGCGCAGGCGGATGCCACCAAGGTCACGTCACGGTTCGGGCCCGGACGGGGCAGGCTGA